One part of the Sphingopyxis sp. TUF1 genome encodes these proteins:
- the mfd gene encoding transcription-repair coupling factor, with product MTIPAADIFAAIGSAATPLTLARAADGFLPLLLADLARASDKRLVYVATDDAAMQAIADAAPFFAPDLTIHRFPAWDCLPYDRAGPSMRVSADRLATLSALQAAPKRGELILTTVAAITQRTLTPFRIRQLATTLAPGQRIDRDALAELLVANGFSRVDTVADQGEFAVRGGLLDLFPAGEETGLRVDFFGDEIESIRRFDPADQRSLGPAKALQLLPASETLLDEATIKRFRSAYRELFGAQATGDPLYQAVSDGRRQAGMDHWLPLFEERLATLFDHVDPATPVLRGHRTDATAETRFAAIADYHANRVAAERESPGSYRPLAPDALYLTEAEWGSATSDRPIHVVTPFDVPPSATVVDLETFAARDFTPERAVDLNVYHKVADHLSDERRKGRKTIIASYSGGARERLSGLLRDHGVTSLVQVDTWQEALGSSSVRVERSRDTPQESATPTGVSTSLDTNGNKGVAGPGTVAMVVLPLDHGFASDAISLLTEQDILGERLVRRQKRRKSADAFLAELATLSVGDLVVHLDHGIGRYEGLTSIPVGNSPHDCVALTYAGGDKLYVPVENLDVLSRYGGESDGVALDKLGGEAWQRRKARMKERIREIAGELLATAAQRALRSGELLAADAAYPAFADRFPYQETDDQDRAIGDVLADMASGRPMDRLVCGDVGFGKTEVALRAAFVAAMAGVQVAVVVPTTLLARQHFTNFTERFKGFPIQIGRLSRLVPAAEAQRTRDGLASGQIDIVVGTHAVIAKSVEFKNLGLVIVDEEQRFGVVHKERLKQLKADVHVLTLTATPIPRTLQMAMSGLRELSVIQTPPVDRLAVRTYVAPWDPVVIREALLREHDRGGQSFFVTPRIKDLPDIEEYLRTRVPEVKYVVAHGQMTPTEVEERMGAFYDRKYDVLVSTTIVESGLDIPSANTLIIHRADRFGLAQLYQLRGRVGRSKTRAYAYLTTPEQGAITDTAEKRLKLLGDLDTLGAGFQLASHDLDIRGAGNLVGDEQSGHIREVGFELYQSMLEEAILMAKAEGAGKLPPREALSPTITVDAPILIPEDYVPDLPLRMALYRRLNDAEDRAALDAFAAEMIDRFGPLPPETANLVQLMEIKANAKLAGIAKLDVGTKGALVSFHGDEFANVPGLIAYVERLKGRARLRPDNKLSVSGDWGSTGARLNGALQLSKGLGKLARQAA from the coding sequence ATGACCATCCCCGCCGCCGACATCTTCGCCGCCATCGGATCGGCAGCGACGCCGCTGACGCTGGCGCGCGCCGCCGACGGCTTCCTGCCGCTGCTGCTCGCCGATCTCGCGCGCGCGAGCGACAAGAGGCTGGTCTATGTCGCGACCGACGACGCCGCGATGCAGGCGATTGCCGACGCCGCGCCTTTCTTTGCCCCCGACCTCACCATCCATCGCTTTCCGGCGTGGGACTGCCTTCCTTATGATCGCGCGGGCCCGTCGATGCGCGTTAGTGCCGACCGGCTCGCGACGCTCTCGGCCTTGCAAGCGGCGCCCAAGCGCGGCGAGCTGATCCTGACCACCGTCGCCGCGATCACCCAGCGCACGCTGACCCCTTTCCGCATCCGCCAGCTCGCGACAACGCTGGCGCCCGGCCAGCGGATCGACCGCGACGCGCTCGCCGAATTGCTCGTCGCCAACGGCTTCAGCCGGGTCGATACCGTTGCCGATCAGGGCGAATTTGCGGTGCGCGGCGGCCTGCTCGACCTGTTTCCCGCGGGCGAGGAGACCGGGCTGCGCGTCGATTTTTTCGGCGACGAAATCGAAAGCATCCGCCGCTTTGACCCCGCCGACCAGCGCAGTCTTGGCCCCGCCAAGGCCTTGCAGCTGCTCCCCGCGTCCGAAACGCTGCTCGACGAGGCGACGATCAAGCGGTTTCGCTCGGCCTATCGCGAATTGTTCGGGGCGCAGGCAACCGGCGATCCGCTGTATCAGGCGGTCAGCGACGGGCGGCGCCAGGCGGGCATGGACCATTGGTTGCCGCTGTTCGAGGAACGACTGGCGACTTTGTTCGACCATGTCGACCCCGCAACGCCGGTGCTGCGCGGCCACCGCACCGACGCGACCGCCGAGACGCGCTTCGCTGCGATCGCCGACTATCATGCGAACCGCGTCGCCGCCGAACGCGAATCGCCGGGCAGCTACCGCCCGCTCGCGCCCGACGCACTGTACCTGACCGAGGCCGAGTGGGGCTCCGCCACGTCGGACCGCCCGATCCATGTCGTCACGCCGTTCGACGTCCCGCCATCGGCAACGGTCGTCGATCTCGAAACCTTTGCCGCGCGCGATTTCACCCCCGAACGTGCCGTCGACCTCAACGTCTATCACAAGGTCGCCGACCATCTGTCGGACGAGCGCCGCAAGGGACGCAAGACGATCATCGCCAGCTATTCGGGCGGCGCGCGCGAACGCCTGTCCGGGCTGCTCCGCGATCATGGCGTGACCTCGCTGGTGCAGGTTGATACGTGGCAAGAGGCGCTGGGTTCAAGTTCCGTTCGTGTCGAGCGAAGTCGAGACACCCCGCAGGAAAGCGCTACCCCGACGGGTGTCTCGACTTCGCTCGACACGAACGGGAATAAGGGTGTGGCGGGACCGGGCACGGTGGCAATGGTCGTCCTCCCCCTCGACCACGGCTTCGCCTCCGACGCGATCAGCTTGCTCACCGAACAGGACATATTGGGCGAACGCCTCGTCCGGCGGCAGAAGCGCCGCAAGAGCGCCGACGCCTTCCTCGCCGAGCTTGCGACGCTCAGCGTCGGCGATTTGGTGGTCCATCTCGACCATGGCATCGGGCGTTACGAAGGCCTGACCTCGATCCCCGTAGGGAACAGCCCGCACGACTGCGTCGCGCTGACCTACGCGGGCGGCGACAAGCTCTACGTTCCCGTCGAGAATCTCGATGTCCTCTCGCGCTATGGCGGCGAGAGCGACGGCGTCGCGCTCGACAAATTGGGCGGCGAGGCGTGGCAGCGGCGCAAGGCGCGGATGAAGGAACGCATCCGCGAGATCGCGGGCGAGCTTCTCGCGACCGCGGCACAGCGCGCGCTTCGCTCGGGCGAATTGCTCGCCGCCGACGCAGCTTATCCGGCCTTCGCCGACCGCTTCCCCTATCAGGAAACCGACGATCAGGACCGCGCGATCGGCGACGTGCTCGCCGACATGGCGTCGGGCCGCCCGATGGACCGGCTGGTGTGCGGCGACGTCGGTTTCGGCAAGACCGAGGTCGCGCTGCGCGCCGCCTTTGTCGCGGCGATGGCGGGGGTGCAGGTCGCGGTCGTCGTGCCGACCACCTTGCTCGCGCGCCAGCATTTCACCAACTTTACCGAACGCTTCAAGGGCTTCCCGATCCAGATCGGCCGCCTCTCACGCCTCGTCCCCGCCGCCGAGGCGCAGCGAACGCGCGACGGGCTGGCGAGCGGACAGATCGACATCGTCGTTGGCACGCACGCAGTGATCGCCAAATCGGTCGAGTTCAAGAATCTCGGCCTCGTCATCGTCGATGAAGAACAACGTTTCGGGGTCGTCCACAAGGAACGGCTGAAGCAATTAAAGGCCGACGTCCACGTCCTCACCCTCACCGCGACACCGATCCCGCGCACCTTGCAAATGGCGATGTCGGGGCTGCGCGAGCTCAGCGTGATCCAGACCCCCCCGGTCGATCGCCTCGCCGTGCGCACCTATGTCGCGCCCTGGGATCCCGTCGTGATCCGCGAGGCATTGCTGCGCGAGCATGATCGCGGCGGGCAGAGCTTCTTCGTTACCCCGCGAATCAAGGACCTACCCGACATCGAGGAATATCTACGCACCCGCGTTCCCGAAGTGAAATATGTCGTCGCGCACGGCCAGATGACGCCGACCGAAGTCGAGGAGCGGATGGGCGCCTTTTACGACCGCAAATATGACGTGCTCGTCTCCACGACGATCGTCGAATCGGGCCTCGACATCCCCAGCGCCAACACGCTGATCATCCACCGCGCCGACCGCTTCGGCCTCGCCCAGCTCTATCAGCTGCGCGGCCGCGTCGGGCGGTCGAAGACCCGCGCTTATGCGTATCTCACTACGCCCGAACAGGGCGCGATCACCGACACCGCCGAAAAGCGGCTCAAGCTGCTCGGCGACCTCGACACCCTGGGTGCGGGCTTCCAGCTCGCGAGCCATGACCTCGACATTCGCGGCGCGGGCAATCTCGTCGGCGACGAGCAGTCGGGACATATTCGCGAGGTCGGGTTCGAACTCTATCAATCGATGCTGGAAGAGGCGATCCTGATGGCCAAGGCCGAAGGTGCGGGCAAGCTGCCGCCGCGTGAAGCCCTGTCGCCGACGATCACCGTCGACGCGCCGATCCTTATCCCTGAAGACTATGTCCCCGACCTGCCGCTCCGCATGGCGCTTTACCGCCGCCTGAATGATGCCGAGGACCGCGCCGCGCTCGACGCCTTTGCCGCCGAGATGATCGACCGTTTCGGCCCGCTGCCGCCCGAAACCGCGAACCTCGTGCAGCTGATGGAGATCAAGGCGAACGCGAAACTCGCGGGCATCGCCAAGCTCGACGTCGGGACCAAAGGCGCGCTCGTCAGCTTCCACGGCGACGAGTTCGCCAACGTCCCCGGCCTGATCGCCTATGTCGAACGGTTGAAAGGCCGCGCGCGGCTGCGGCCCGACAACAAGCTATCGGTCAGCGGCGACTGGGGCAGCACGGGGGCGCGGTTGAATGGCGCTTTGCAGCTGTCAAAAGGATTGGGGAAATTGGCGCGGCAGGCGGCATAG
- a CDS encoding succinate dehydrogenase assembly factor 2, with the protein MTDRLKRLKFRAWHRGTREADYMIGGFFDRYSPAWGETELAWFELVVEEDDVDIMAWALGTAAPPAHLDKPELIAAMRRLDYIPLP; encoded by the coding sequence ATGACCGACCGCCTCAAACGCCTGAAATTCCGCGCCTGGCACCGCGGCACGCGCGAGGCCGATTATATGATCGGCGGCTTTTTCGACCGCTATTCGCCTGCATGGGGCGAAACCGAACTCGCATGGTTCGAGCTGGTGGTCGAGGAGGATGACGTCGACATCATGGCATGGGCGCTCGGCACCGCCGCACCGCCCGCGCATCTCGACAAGCCCGAGCTGATCGCGGCGATGCGCCGGCTGGACTATATTCCGCTGCCATGA
- the recG gene encoding ATP-dependent DNA helicase RecG: protein MRPEILNPLFAALTDLKGVGPQLAKPLTRLGLERVVDVLFHLPTGLISRIPVDRLDQAQAGQTIIVDLTAQDYRPGRSPRAPFGVEAFDSAGDHVRLVYFGRTSGLARKLFPLGETRRVSGRLDLYGEMRQIVHPDHVAEPGDEGGIAEHEPVYPLTEGLTNARLSQLAAIALERRPELAEWIDAPLLASRNWPAWREAIARAHASPRDEAARDRLAYDEIFANQVALMLIRQGLRNRKGRAIVGDGRLTDALRLPFGLTGAQERVGREIAGDMAQDTPMLRMLQGDVGSGKTLVALRAMLTAVEAGTQAALLAPTEILARQHFATLQAMLAGLPVNLAILTGRDKGRVRESTLMGLADGSIDILIGTHAIFQQAVTYKDLALVVVDEQHRFGVAQRLMLTQKAARPPHLLVMTATPIPRTLLLANHGEMDVSRIDEMPPGRTPVDTRVVSVERLDEVVASLERHLATGAQAYWVCPLVAESEASELAAAEARAALLAERLGATRVGLVHGRMKGPDKDDVMARFQAGEIGVLVATTVIEVGVDVPAASLMVVEHAEHFGLAQLHQLRGRVGRGSAKSVCLLLRSQNLSETARERLALMRETNDGFVIAEKDLELRGGGELLGLKQSGEADYRLATPEQLVRLLPVAHDDARLFVERDGGMEGARGEAVRHCLYLFERDAAVPLLRSG, encoded by the coding sequence ATGCGACCCGAAATCCTCAATCCACTCTTTGCTGCGCTCACCGACCTGAAAGGCGTGGGACCGCAGCTGGCGAAGCCGCTGACGCGGCTGGGGCTGGAGCGCGTCGTCGATGTGCTGTTCCATCTGCCGACGGGGCTCATCTCGCGAATCCCCGTCGATCGGCTCGATCAGGCGCAGGCCGGGCAGACGATCATCGTCGATCTGACCGCGCAGGATTATCGCCCCGGCCGTTCGCCGCGCGCGCCGTTCGGCGTCGAGGCGTTCGACAGCGCGGGCGACCATGTGCGGCTTGTCTATTTCGGGCGGACATCGGGGCTGGCGCGCAAGCTGTTCCCGCTGGGCGAGACGCGCCGCGTGTCGGGACGGCTCGACCTGTATGGCGAGATGCGCCAGATCGTCCATCCCGACCATGTGGCCGAACCCGGCGACGAAGGCGGGATTGCCGAGCATGAGCCCGTCTATCCGCTGACCGAAGGGCTGACCAACGCGCGGCTGTCGCAGCTTGCCGCGATCGCGCTCGAGCGGCGGCCCGAGCTGGCCGAGTGGATCGATGCGCCGCTGCTCGCCAGCCGCAACTGGCCCGCCTGGCGCGAGGCGATCGCGCGCGCGCACGCCAGTCCACGCGACGAGGCGGCGCGCGACCGGCTCGCCTATGACGAGATATTTGCAAACCAGGTGGCGTTGATGCTGATCCGGCAGGGGCTGCGCAACCGAAAGGGGCGGGCGATCGTGGGCGACGGCCGCCTGACCGATGCACTGCGGCTGCCGTTCGGGCTGACGGGGGCGCAGGAGCGCGTGGGGCGCGAGATTGCGGGCGACATGGCGCAGGACACGCCGATGCTGCGGATGCTGCAGGGCGACGTCGGATCGGGCAAGACGCTGGTGGCGCTGCGCGCGATGCTGACCGCGGTCGAGGCGGGGACGCAGGCGGCGCTCCTCGCGCCGACCGAAATCCTTGCGCGCCAGCATTTTGCGACCTTGCAGGCGATGCTCGCCGGCCTGCCGGTGAACCTCGCCATATTGACCGGGCGCGACAAGGGGCGGGTGCGCGAATCGACGCTGATGGGCCTCGCCGACGGCAGCATCGACATATTGATCGGCACCCACGCGATCTTTCAGCAGGCGGTGACCTATAAGGATCTCGCGCTCGTCGTCGTCGACGAACAGCATCGCTTCGGCGTCGCACAGCGGCTGATGCTCACCCAGAAAGCAGCGCGACCGCCACACCTCCTCGTGATGACCGCAACACCGATTCCGCGCACGCTGCTGCTCGCCAACCATGGCGAGATGGACGTGTCGCGGATCGACGAGATGCCGCCTGGGCGCACGCCGGTCGACACCCGCGTCGTCTCGGTCGAACGGCTGGACGAGGTGGTCGCCTCGCTCGAACGCCATCTTGCGACGGGTGCGCAGGCCTATTGGGTATGCCCGCTTGTTGCCGAGAGCGAGGCGAGCGAGCTGGCCGCGGCAGAGGCGCGCGCGGCGCTCCTCGCCGAGCGGCTGGGTGCGACGCGCGTCGGGCTCGTCCACGGGCGGATGAAAGGACCCGACAAGGATGACGTCATGGCGCGCTTCCAGGCGGGGGAAATCGGCGTGCTCGTCGCGACGACGGTGATCGAGGTCGGCGTCGATGTTCCCGCCGCCAGCCTGATGGTCGTCGAACATGCCGAGCATTTCGGGCTTGCCCAGCTGCATCAGCTGCGCGGCCGCGTCGGGCGCGGGTCGGCGAAATCGGTCTGCCTGCTGCTACGCTCGCAAAATCTTTCCGAGACCGCGCGCGAGCGACTGGCGCTGATGCGCGAGACGAACGATGGGTTCGTGATTGCGGAAAAGGATCTGGAACTGCGCGGCGGCGGCGAGCTGTTGGGTCTCAAGCAGTCGGGCGAGGCCGATTATCGGCTTGCGACCCCCGAGCAATTGGTCCGCCTTCTCCCCGTCGCGCATGACGATGCGCGGTTGTTCGTCGAACGCGACGGCGGGATGGAAGGCGCGCGCGGCGAGGCGGTACGGCACTGCCTCTATCTGTTCGAGCGCGATGCGGCGGTGCCGCTGCTCAGGAGCGGTTAG
- a CDS encoding PilZ domain-containing protein, translating to MRKIDTSKAHYVGLDQRIAPRSDVYCRLPFVMPDGRQEMCTCVNISADGLLMRFERGLEPGDLVVFRMPIIGRAAAKVVWSLGGKTGVQFEKSITVEDYLPMIRAMGARGDVN from the coding sequence ATGCGCAAGATTGACACGAGCAAGGCCCATTATGTCGGTCTCGACCAGCGGATTGCACCGCGTAGCGACGTCTATTGCCGTCTGCCCTTCGTCATGCCCGACGGACGGCAGGAAATGTGCACCTGCGTCAACATCAGCGCCGACGGTCTGCTGATGCGCTTCGAACGCGGTTTGGAACCCGGCGATCTCGTCGTGTTCCGGATGCCGATCATTGGTCGCGCCGCGGCAAAAGTGGTCTGGTCGCTCGGCGGCAAGACCGGCGTGCAGTTCGAAAAATCGATCACGGTCGAAGATTATCTGCCGATGATCCGCGCGATGGGCGCGCGCGGCGACGTAAACTAA
- the tyrS gene encoding tyrosine--tRNA ligase: protein MTNYKSDLLRLLDERGYIHQMTDAEGLDALAAGQVVPGYIGFDATAPSLHVGSLVQIMMLRRLQQTGHKPIVLMGGGTTRIGDPTGRDESRKMLSDETIASNIASIFSIFQQFLTFGDGPTDALMVDNQDWLGKLGYIELLQEVGTHFTINRMMTFDSVKLRLEREQPMTFLEFNYMILQGYDFRHLSREMGVRLQMGGSDQWGNIVNGMELGRRMDGAELYGLTTPLLTTAAGAKMGKTAAGAVWLNPEQLSHFDYWQYWRNCDDRDVGRFLKLFTDLPLAEIARLEALEGAEINEAKKILANEATAMCRGVDAAKTASETAAQTFEKGQIGGDLPHVTASAEGIGIVDALRELGFAASNKEARRKLDEGAVKVGGSVVRDPAYRITPTDGDVPISLGAKKHGLVTR from the coding sequence ATGACCAACTATAAATCCGACCTGCTGCGCCTTCTCGACGAGCGAGGCTATATCCATCAGATGACCGACGCGGAAGGGCTTGATGCGCTCGCCGCCGGGCAGGTCGTCCCCGGATATATCGGTTTCGACGCAACCGCGCCCAGCCTGCACGTCGGCAGCCTCGTCCAGATCATGATGCTGCGCCGCCTGCAACAGACGGGGCACAAGCCGATCGTGCTGATGGGCGGCGGGACGACGCGGATCGGCGATCCCACGGGACGCGACGAGAGCCGCAAGATGCTGTCGGACGAGACGATCGCGAGCAACATCGCGTCGATCTTCAGCATCTTTCAGCAGTTCCTGACGTTCGGCGACGGGCCGACCGACGCGTTGATGGTCGACAATCAGGACTGGCTCGGCAAGCTCGGCTATATCGAGCTGCTCCAGGAAGTCGGCACGCATTTCACGATCAACCGCATGATGACCTTCGATTCGGTCAAGCTGCGGCTCGAACGCGAACAGCCGATGACCTTCCTCGAGTTCAATTACATGATCCTCCAGGGCTATGATTTCCGCCATCTGTCGCGCGAAATGGGCGTGCGCCTCCAGATGGGCGGGTCGGACCAGTGGGGCAATATCGTCAACGGCATGGAGCTGGGCCGCCGCATGGACGGCGCCGAGCTTTATGGCCTCACGACTCCGCTGCTCACCACCGCCGCGGGCGCCAAAATGGGCAAAACGGCCGCCGGCGCGGTCTGGCTTAATCCCGAACAACTGTCCCATTTTGACTATTGGCAATATTGGCGCAACTGCGACGACCGCGACGTCGGGCGGTTCCTGAAGCTCTTCACCGACCTGCCGCTCGCCGAGATCGCACGGCTCGAAGCGCTCGAAGGCGCCGAGATCAATGAGGCGAAGAAGATCCTCGCGAACGAGGCGACCGCGATGTGCCGCGGCGTCGATGCGGCGAAGACCGCTTCCGAGACCGCCGCGCAAACCTTTGAAAAAGGCCAGATTGGCGGCGACCTTCCTCATGTGACGGCGTCCGCCGAAGGGATTGGCATCGTCGACGCCTTGCGCGAACTCGGCTTTGCGGCCTCGAACAAGGAAGCGCGCCGCAAGCTCGACGAGGGCGCGGTCAAGGTCGGCGGCAGCGTTGTTCGCGACCCCGCCTATCGCATCACGCCGACCGACGGCGACGTTCCGATCAGCCTCGGCGCCAAAAAACATGGCCTCGTAACCCGGTAA
- a CDS encoding GIY-YIG nuclease family protein: MSFWAYMLHCRGGAFYTGHTDNLAYRVAQHEAGAIRGFTSDKLPVTLVWSQEFGTRIEALEAERRIKGWSRAKKMALIRGDWDSISSLAKGKNGPSTGSGRTERD, encoded by the coding sequence ATGAGTTTCTGGGCCTATATGCTGCATTGCCGAGGCGGGGCTTTCTACACCGGCCATACGGATAATCTGGCTTATCGGGTGGCGCAGCACGAGGCGGGCGCTATTCGGGGCTTTACCTCGGATAAGCTCCCCGTAACCCTGGTGTGGAGTCAGGAGTTCGGAACGCGTATCGAAGCTCTCGAAGCCGAACGACGAATTAAGGGGTGGAGCCGCGCCAAAAAAATGGCATTGATCCGCGGCGATTGGGACAGCATTTCCAGCTTGGCAAAAGGAAAGAACGGTCCTTCGACAGGCTCAGGACGAACGGAGAGGGACTGA
- a CDS encoding DOMON-like domain-containing protein — MSAHSSERRQLVCHPGTPARAVRSVAVEVSLSFDDGFALRFLIDGAIADLVLPDGEGELVIADSATDGLWESTCFEAFLTEEAQTDYTEFNYAPDGRWACYQFDDYRSLLRSDDLAPWEIVAERGEQNYALRVEPGIFPDVGAKLGLSAVIEELDGTKSYWALAHPPGQPDFHHPDCFALTLEARGRA; from the coding sequence ATGTCGGCTCATTCCAGCGAACGACGTCAACTCGTCTGTCACCCCGGCACGCCCGCGCGGGCCGTGCGGTCGGTTGCGGTCGAGGTCAGCCTGTCGTTCGACGATGGCTTTGCGCTGCGTTTCCTGATCGACGGGGCGATCGCCGATCTGGTGCTGCCCGACGGCGAGGGCGAGCTGGTCATCGCCGACAGCGCGACCGATGGCCTGTGGGAAAGCACCTGTTTCGAGGCCTTCCTGACCGAAGAGGCGCAGACCGACTATACCGAATTCAACTATGCGCCCGATGGGCGCTGGGCCTGTTACCAGTTCGACGATTATCGCTCGCTCCTGCGGTCCGACGATCTGGCGCCGTGGGAAATCGTGGCCGAGCGCGGCGAGCAAAACTATGCGCTGCGCGTCGAACCCGGCATCTTTCCCGATGTCGGCGCCAAGCTCGGCCTGTCCGCGGTGATCGAGGAACTCGACGGCACCAAAAGCTATTGGGCGCTTGCGCATCCGCCGGGGCAGCCCGATTTCCATCATCCCGATTGCTTTGCCCTGACGCTTGAGGCACGCGGTCGGGCATGA
- a CDS encoding exo-beta-N-acetylmuramidase NamZ family protein has product MSFGIDRLLADPALLKTLEGRRVALLAHPASVTAALTHSLDALVAAGVNVSAVFGPQHGVRGDLQDNMMESPDFTDPVYGVPCFSLYGDVRRPTGQSMHTFDVMLVDLQDLGCRIYTYVTTLLYVLEAAAEHGKAVWVLDRPNPAGRPVEGTRLRPGWESFVGAGPMVMRHGLTMGEMGHWFIRHFGLDVDYRVIEMEGWEPGGPGFGWPTTRVWINPSPNAANVNMARAYAGTVMVEGATLSEGRGTTRPLELFGASDIDAKAVIAEMYRLAPEWLGGCKLRDIWFQPTFHKHVGQLNNGVHIHAEGAWYDHSAFRPWRVQALGFKAIRSLYPDYPIWRGLDFKYEYTDDVLAIDVINGGPGLREWVDDAGTVAGDLDALALPDEAGWREEVEELLLYR; this is encoded by the coding sequence ATTTCCTTCGGTATCGACCGCCTGCTCGCCGACCCGGCGCTCCTGAAAACGCTCGAAGGCAGGCGCGTCGCGCTGCTCGCGCATCCTGCATCGGTCACCGCCGCTCTCACGCACAGCCTCGACGCGCTCGTTGCCGCCGGCGTGAATGTCAGCGCGGTGTTCGGACCGCAGCACGGGGTGCGCGGCGACCTTCAGGATAATATGATGGAATCGCCCGATTTCACCGATCCGGTGTATGGGGTTCCGTGTTTCAGTCTTTATGGCGACGTGCGCCGTCCGACCGGCCAGTCGATGCACACCTTCGACGTGATGCTGGTCGATTTGCAGGACCTCGGCTGCCGCATCTACACCTATGTCACGACGCTGCTCTACGTGCTCGAGGCTGCGGCGGAGCATGGCAAGGCGGTGTGGGTGCTCGACCGGCCCAATCCCGCGGGCCGCCCCGTCGAAGGCACGCGCCTGCGCCCAGGTTGGGAAAGCTTCGTCGGCGCGGGGCCGATGGTGATGCGCCACGGGCTGACGATGGGCGAGATGGGGCATTGGTTTATCCGCCACTTCGGTCTCGACGTCGATTACCGCGTGATCGAGATGGAAGGCTGGGAGCCGGGCGGCCCCGGCTTCGGCTGGCCAACGACCCGCGTGTGGATCAACCCCAGCCCCAATGCCGCGAACGTCAACATGGCGCGCGCCTATGCCGGGACGGTGATGGTCGAGGGTGCGACCCTCAGCGAGGGCAGGGGGACGACGCGCCCGCTCGAACTCTTCGGCGCGTCCGACATCGACGCCAAGGCGGTGATCGCTGAAATGTACCGCCTCGCGCCCGAATGGCTTGGCGGATGCAAGCTGCGCGACATCTGGTTCCAGCCGACCTTTCACAAACATGTCGGCCAGCTCAATAACGGCGTCCATATCCATGCCGAGGGTGCGTGGTACGATCATAGCGCGTTCCGCCCCTGGCGCGTGCAGGCGCTGGGCTTCAAGGCGATCCGCTCGCTTTACCCCGACTATCCAATCTGGCGCGGGCTCGATTTCAAATATGAATATACCGACGATGTGCTGGCGATCGATGTCATCAACGGCGGGCCGGGCTTGCGCGAGTGGGTCGACGATGCGGGCACCGTTGCGGGCGACCTGGATGCCTTGGCGCTGCCTGACGAGGCGGGATGGCGCGAGGAAGTGGAAGAGCTTTTGCTTTATCGCTAG
- a CDS encoding M24 family metallopeptidase, with translation MHRRQFMGTVALTGLAVTGSVSVLAADTAELPNLAAAAIPISAAERMARIAKATELMAANDIGALLIEPGSSLIYFTGVHWSRSERLTAAVLTREGEVAVVTPFFEEPSVRESLGIEAEVLTWNEDEDPLAAVAAWLGKRGLAKGKIGVEETVRYFAVDWLEKAMPAATVVNGAPIVRGCRMHKSPAEIALMQVANDITIAAYRHTAPRIEAGMTPAEIGAIMRAATVALGGNSEFELILLGEASAYPHGSGKPQAVKAGEVVLMDCGASVHGYQSDISRSFVYGKASPRQRQVWDQMRKGQDVAFAAAKLGTPAGKVDDAVRAYYESLGWGPGYKLPGTSHRTGHGIGLDGHEPVNLVRGETAKLAPGMCFSNEPGIYIPGEFGIRLEDCFYMTDSGPKWFSEPPPSIADPFG, from the coding sequence ATGCACCGGCGGCAATTCATGGGGACTGTGGCGCTGACCGGACTCGCAGTAACAGGATCGGTATCGGTGCTGGCCGCCGACACCGCGGAGCTCCCCAACCTCGCCGCCGCCGCGATTCCGATCAGCGCCGCCGAGCGTATGGCGCGCATTGCCAAGGCCACAGAATTGATGGCCGCGAACGACATCGGCGCGCTGCTGATCGAGCCGGGCTCGAGCCTCATTTATTTCACCGGGGTGCACTGGTCGCGGAGCGAGCGGCTGACGGCCGCGGTGCTGACACGCGAGGGCGAGGTCGCGGTCGTCACGCCCTTCTTTGAGGAACCCTCGGTGCGCGAAAGCCTGGGTATCGAGGCCGAGGTGCTGACGTGGAACGAGGATGAGGACCCGCTCGCTGCGGTTGCCGCATGGCTTGGCAAGCGCGGTCTGGCGAAGGGCAAGATCGGCGTCGAGGAAACGGTGCGGTACTTCGCGGTCGACTGGCTGGAGAAAGCCATGCCCGCCGCCACTGTCGTCAATGGTGCCCCCATCGTGCGCGGCTGCCGGATGCACAAGTCTCCGGCCGAAATCGCGCTGATGCAGGTCGCGAACGACATCACGATCGCCGCCTATCGCCACACCGCGCCGCGGATCGAGGCCGGTATGACGCCCGCCGAGATCGGCGCGATCATGCGCGCCGCGACCGTGGCGCTTGGCGGCAACAGCGAGTTTGAGCTGATCCTGCTCGGCGAGGCGAGCGCCTATCCGCACGGGTCGGGCAAGCCGCAGGCGGTGAAGGCGGGCGAAGTGGTGCTGATGGACTGCGGCGCCTCGGTCCACGGCTATCAGTCCGATATTTCGCGCAGCTTCGTTTACGGCAAGGCCAGCCCGCGCCAGCGGCAAGTATGGGACCAGATGCGCAAGGGGCAGGACGTCGCCTTTGCCGCGGCAAAGCTTGGCACGCCCGCGGGCAAGGTCGACGATGCCGTGCGCGCCTATTATGAAAGCCTCGGCTGGGGGCCGGGATACAAGCTGCCCGGTACCTCGCATCGCACCGGCCACGGCATCGGTCTCGACGGGCACGAGCCGGTCAATCTGGTGCGCGGCGAGACGGCGAAGCTGGCGCCCGGCATGTGCTTCTCGAACGAGCCGGGCATCTATATCCCGGGCGAATTCGGCATCCGGCTCGAAGATTGTTTTTATATGACCGACAGCGGCCCAAAGTGGTTCAGCGAGCCACCGCCGTCGATTGCCGACCCGTTCGGCTAA